Part of the Faecalibacterium duncaniae genome, GGAACAGAACATTGCACAAATGCTTGAAAATCCATTCATGCAGTACAATCACATCGAGATCGTATCGGTAACGTCGGACAGCGCCGTCATGTCGCTGGACATCCGGCGGGACACCACCAACATCTACGGTTATGTGCACGGCGGCGCATTTTTCACCATGGCCGACTGCTGTGCCGGGCTGACTGCCCGCTCTGACGGGCGGCAGTATGTCACCCAGAATGCTTCGGTCAATTTCATCCACAACGTCAAAGCCGGTCACCTGACAGCCCGCGGCCGGAC contains:
- a CDS encoding PaaI family thioesterase; protein product: MQEQNIAQMLENPFMQYNHIEIVSVTSDSAVMSLDIRRDTTNIYGYVHGGAFFTMADCCAGLTARSDGRQYVTQNASVNFIHNVKAGHLTARGRTVSRRRHICVVAVEITDETDTLLFSSTFSMYCISAEG